A window of the Clostridium sp. 'White wine YQ' genome harbors these coding sequences:
- a CDS encoding aliphatic sulfonate ABC transporter substrate-binding protein translates to MKKRGLGLVLSAILTIGVLAGCSSKKNEELKTVRVGFFPNLTHSQALVGKNRGDYQKALGDGISIDWKQFNAGSSEIEAFLAGELDLGYIGPGPAINGFTKSKGDVVIIAGSTDAGAVLVSRKGTSIKSVKDLDGKKVAIPQFGNTQDLSLRYLMQEAGLKDKTKGGTVEIVQAENPDIKTLIEKGEIDAALVPEPWGARLEKESGANLVLDYNQIWREGKYPTAVVIARKEFLQDHPDVVEKFLKTHVELTDYINANQSEAGNIANKEIEALTKKPISKDILDTSFKRITVTNSPETEATKEMIDLSLNAGFIKEKPADTGLFDLTILNKVLEEKGKEEIK, encoded by the coding sequence ATGAAGAAAAGGGGTTTAGGACTTGTTTTAAGCGCAATATTAACAATAGGAGTTTTAGCAGGCTGCAGCTCCAAAAAGAATGAGGAGCTTAAAACAGTAAGAGTTGGTTTTTTCCCAAATTTAACACATTCGCAAGCTTTAGTAGGGAAAAACAGAGGTGATTATCAAAAAGCATTAGGAGATGGGATAAGCATTGATTGGAAGCAATTTAATGCTGGTTCATCAGAGATTGAAGCATTCCTTGCAGGAGAATTAGACTTAGGCTATATAGGACCGGGACCAGCTATTAATGGATTTACTAAATCAAAAGGGGATGTTGTTATTATAGCAGGTTCCACTGATGCGGGAGCTGTTCTTGTTTCAAGAAAAGGAACATCAATAAAATCAGTTAAGGATTTGGATGGTAAGAAAGTAGCTATACCTCAATTTGGTAATACTCAAGATTTAAGCTTAAGATATCTTATGCAAGAAGCTGGATTAAAAGATAAAACTAAAGGTGGAACAGTAGAAATAGTACAAGCCGAGAATCCTGATATTAAGACATTAATCGAGAAAGGTGAAATAGATGCAGCTTTAGTTCCAGAACCTTGGGGAGCTAGGTTAGAGAAGGAATCAGGAGCAAATTTAGTATTAGATTATAATCAGATCTGGAGAGAGGGAAAATATCCAACAGCAGTTGTGATTGCAAGAAAAGAATTTCTTCAAGATCATCCAGACGTAGTTGAAAAGTTCCTTAAAACTCACGTTGAACTTACAGATTATATAAATGCAAATCAAAGTGAAGCTGGAAACATCGCAAATAAAGAAATTGAAGCTTTAACTAAAAAACCAATATCCAAGGATATTCTTGATACTTCATTTAAGAGAATTACAGTAACAAATAGTCCAGAAACTGAGGCTACAAAAGAGATGATAGATTTATCACTAAATGCAGGCTTTATAAAAGAAAAACCAGCAGATACTGGATTGTTTGATTTAACAATACTAAATAAAGTATTAGAAGAAAAAGGAAAAGAAGAAATTAAATAA
- a CDS encoding 4Fe-4S dicluster domain-containing protein: protein MSIKIDKDKCIACGKCLEVCPGNLIYKNEEGKSYIKYEKDCWGCTACLKECPVNAIHYFLGEDIGGKGAYLFVKQKKEDLNWHIIDKEGKETVITTNRKESNKY, encoded by the coding sequence ATGAGCATTAAAATTGATAAAGATAAGTGCATTGCTTGTGGAAAGTGCTTAGAAGTTTGTCCTGGAAATCTTATTTATAAAAATGAAGAAGGTAAATCTTATATAAAGTATGAAAAAGATTGTTGGGGTTGTACTGCCTGTCTTAAAGAATGCCCAGTAAATGCAATTCATTATTTTCTAGGCGAAGATATTGGGGGAAAAGGTGCTTATCTATTTGTTAAGCAAAAAAAAGAAGATTTGAATTGGCATATTATCGATAAGGAAGGTAAAGAAACCGTAATAACAACCAATAGAAAAGAGTCAAATAAATATTAA
- a CDS encoding adenylyl-sulfate reductase subunit alpha: MRLNSKIVKTDILIIGGGAAGAFAGIKASEDKNINIVIAEKANIKRSGCLAAGVNALNAYITEGETPESFLEYVKEEFSGVIREDLVYTIAERLNSVTKDIEDAGLTILKNEEGKYQSRGKRSIKINGENIKPILADAVNKRENIKVINGLNIIDYIVRDNRVIGAYGFSIKEKVFYSIYSKAVICTTGGAAGIYKPNNPGFSRHKMWYSPFNTGAGYAMGIRAGAEMTTFEMRFIALRCKDTIAPTGTIAQGIRTPQVNKAGEQYVKKYGKATTINRLHSTLMENIHGLGPCYLKTEGISKEQEQDLLKAYLNMAPSQTLKWIENNTSPSTENVEIEGTEPYIVGGHTASGYWVDTKRRTTLEGLFAAGDVAGGSPKKYVTGCFAEGEIATETALEFIKNLNNVEPNEEEINEKLNEVNQFFTNEAGEYTTEELENEMQSVMDEYAGGISKYYRYSQEGLEIARDKIDILSKKAKKLRANDAHELLFIHEIIDRLGVARVVIEHLRARKETRWKCYEENVDFPEKDDENWLKYVNSVYEHGKVKVILRDLVGKDENYEH; encoded by the coding sequence ATGAGGCTTAATAGTAAGATCGTTAAAACAGATATTTTAATTATAGGTGGGGGAGCAGCAGGAGCATTTGCCGGGATAAAAGCAAGTGAAGATAAAAATATAAACATCGTTATTGCAGAAAAAGCAAATATAAAAAGAAGTGGATGCCTAGCAGCTGGTGTAAATGCATTAAATGCTTATATTACAGAAGGGGAAACTCCTGAGTCTTTTTTAGAATATGTTAAAGAGGAATTTAGCGGAGTAATAAGAGAAGACTTAGTATACACAATTGCTGAAAGGCTAAATAGTGTAACCAAAGATATAGAGGATGCTGGACTTACTATATTAAAAAATGAAGAGGGAAAGTATCAGTCGAGGGGAAAAAGAAGTATAAAAATAAACGGAGAAAATATAAAGCCTATATTAGCAGATGCTGTAAATAAAAGAGAAAATATAAAAGTAATAAATGGATTAAATATTATTGATTATATAGTTAGGGATAATAGAGTAATAGGAGCATACGGCTTTTCTATTAAAGAGAAAGTGTTTTATAGCATATATTCGAAAGCAGTTATATGTACAACTGGTGGTGCAGCAGGGATATACAAGCCTAATAACCCAGGTTTTTCTAGACATAAAATGTGGTACAGTCCATTTAATACTGGAGCCGGATATGCTATGGGAATTAGAGCAGGAGCAGAAATGACAACTTTTGAAATGAGATTCATAGCGCTTAGATGCAAAGATACAATAGCTCCAACTGGAACAATTGCTCAAGGAATAAGAACACCTCAAGTAAATAAAGCAGGAGAGCAATATGTAAAAAAATATGGAAAGGCAACTACCATAAATAGATTACACTCAACTTTAATGGAAAATATACATGGACTTGGGCCATGCTATTTAAAAACTGAGGGAATATCAAAAGAGCAAGAACAAGATTTATTAAAAGCATATTTAAATATGGCACCTAGTCAAACATTGAAGTGGATAGAAAATAATACATCTCCCTCCACTGAAAATGTTGAAATAGAGGGGACAGAGCCATACATTGTAGGTGGACATACAGCTAGTGGCTATTGGGTTGATACTAAAAGAAGGACAACTTTAGAAGGATTATTTGCTGCTGGTGATGTTGCAGGAGGAAGCCCGAAAAAATATGTTACAGGGTGCTTTGCTGAGGGAGAAATTGCTACTGAAACAGCACTTGAATTTATTAAAAACTTAAATAATGTCGAGCCTAACGAAGAAGAGATAAATGAGAAACTGAATGAAGTGAATCAGTTTTTTACTAATGAAGCAGGTGAATACACAACAGAAGAATTAGAGAATGAAATGCAGTCAGTTATGGATGAGTATGCTGGTGGGATTTCAAAGTACTATAGGTATTCCCAAGAAGGTCTCGAAATTGCAAGAGATAAAATAGATATTCTTTCAAAGAAAGCTAAAAAATTAAGAGCAAATGATGCACATGAACTATTATTCATACATGAAATCATAGATAGGCTTGGTGTTGCTAGGGTGGTAATAGAGCATTTGCGTGCAAGAAAAGAAACAAGATGGAAATGTTATGAAGAAAATGTAGATTTCCCAGAAAAGGATGATGAAAACTGGCTTAAGTATGTAAATTCAGTATATGAACATGGAAAAGTAAAAGTTATTTTAAGAGATTTGGTTGGAAAGGATGAAAATTATGAGCATTAA
- the cysC gene encoding adenylyl-sulfate kinase gives MNIKVNGALKIFNEEKIKSSNVVWHDMNVTRRDREELLNQQGKLIWFTGLSGSGKSTVASVLEKKLHDLGKLTYTLDGDNVRHGLNKDLGFSNEDRIENIRRIGEISKLFVDAGIITIATFVSPFNEDRERVRELIDKDFIEVYIDCPLEICEERDPKGLYKKARAGKIKDFTGIDSIYEIPQNPEITVSTHLNSIEECVDKIIGYLAGGRNEA, from the coding sequence ATGAATATTAAGGTAAATGGGGCACTGAAAATATTCAATGAAGAAAAGATTAAATCATCAAATGTAGTTTGGCACGACATGAATGTGACGCGAAGAGATAGAGAAGAATTGCTTAATCAGCAAGGGAAACTTATCTGGTTTACGGGACTATCTGGTTCAGGAAAATCCACTGTTGCTTCTGTCTTAGAAAAAAAACTACATGATTTAGGAAAACTTACTTATACCCTAGATGGAGATAATGTAAGACATGGGCTAAATAAAGATTTAGGCTTTTCTAATGAAGATAGGATAGAGAATATAAGAAGAATTGGTGAAATATCAAAGCTTTTTGTTGATGCAGGTATAATAACCATTGCAACCTTTGTTTCACCATTTAATGAGGATAGAGAAAGAGTTAGAGAACTTATAGATAAAGATTTTATAGAAGTATACATTGACTGTCCTTTAGAAATTTGTGAAGAAAGAGATCCTAAGGGATTATATAAGAAAGCAAGAGCAGGGAAAATAAAGGATTTCACAGGAATTGATTCCATATATGAAATACCCCAAAACCCAGAAATAACTGTATCCACCCACCTGAATTCTATAGAAGAATGTGTTGATAAGATAATAGGTTATCTAGCTGGAGGAAGAAATGAGGCTTAA
- a CDS encoding phosphodiester glycosidase family protein — protein sequence MTTNTNLKMKKKRRNKKKKSPWKRLFFLIAFTLLFTIVTGPFILLYGPFNNAKKIYVGSAMNTLSHQYLATAFLSQDKINEILSSSDDSTDNMPANASVVNVNKKADDSIERYDFEGKRFKGYMLVINDPHRVKVAYTGSLNKQGETTSQMAEKNDAVAAINGGAFIDQSSTVSSSGNGGTPTGLIMSDGKIIFSDLKSNSTKSVCMAITEDGTLLAGEYSINDLKNKHTREALSFGPVLVSGGKALPLSGKNASQGMAPRTAIGQRADGSIVMVVTDGRSILDGMGATMNELQKIMLNEGKCVTAINLDGGKSATMYLNGEIINTLSNGLGERSIVSSIIVK from the coding sequence ATGACAACTAATACGAATCTAAAAATGAAAAAGAAACGTAGGAACAAAAAGAAGAAATCTCCATGGAAAAGACTCTTTTTTCTTATAGCATTTACTTTATTATTCACAATTGTTACAGGTCCTTTTATTTTACTTTATGGCCCTTTTAACAATGCAAAAAAAATATATGTTGGCTCTGCTATGAATACCTTAAGTCATCAATACTTAGCTACAGCCTTTTTATCTCAAGATAAAATAAATGAAATACTTTCTTCAAGTGATGATTCAACTGATAATATGCCCGCAAATGCATCAGTTGTAAATGTAAATAAAAAGGCTGATGATTCTATCGAGAGATACGATTTTGAAGGTAAGAGATTTAAAGGATATATGCTTGTAATTAACGATCCACATAGAGTTAAGGTTGCTTACACAGGTAGTCTAAATAAGCAAGGGGAAACTACTTCTCAAATGGCCGAGAAAAATGATGCTGTTGCTGCAATTAATGGTGGTGCTTTTATTGATCAATCCAGTACAGTATCAAGTTCCGGAAATGGAGGTACTCCAACTGGATTAATAATGTCTGATGGAAAAATCATTTTTTCAGACTTAAAATCTAATTCTACTAAATCAGTATGTATGGCAATAACTGAAGACGGCACACTACTTGCTGGAGAATATTCAATTAATGATTTAAAAAACAAGCATACAAGGGAAGCTCTATCTTTTGGTCCTGTTTTAGTTTCTGGAGGAAAAGCCCTCCCCCTATCAGGCAAAAATGCTTCTCAGGGTATGGCACCAAGAACAGCAATTGGACAAAGAGCAGACGGTTCTATTGTAATGGTAGTAACAGACGGTAGAAGTATACTAGATGGAATGGGAGCTACTATGAATGAACTTCAGAAAATTATGCTTAATGAAGGCAAATGTGTTACTGCTATAAATCTAGATGGTGGTAAATCTGCTACTATGTATTTAAACGGAGAAATTATCAATACCTTATCAAATGGTTTAGGTGAAAGATCAATAGTTTCTTCAATTATTGTAAAGTAA
- a CDS encoding DUF445 domain-containing protein, producing the protein MKAKTNQMASISLIIMLIGFIATMISGNSTAIVLLQSGFEAGLVGGLADWFAVTALFRYPLGIHIPHTAILPQNRDRITNSLVSIVENDLLNKSSIIDKVSKLEIVSKTLNLLRKNLYSDNVKSGVINITKNIADSIPSDKVAIYLNKMISEKINEVDTKSLIELLSNACLENNYEQKVLDVLVERIKIEVKKESIKNEIGSSAISAIGKIEINPLMKYTISAAIGALGEEKVGKIIQDCIVLILNDLEEKDNRSRLMILESIRKSIVNGKDNEELITAVDNIKVNITESSRFNEFMQEQIETTINSVLNYFSDVEYIEEELLPLIDNMLANLLENKELINKIETYIQEQIVSFADKNHSKIGKLVKENIEKLETETLIELIEDKVGNDLQWIRVNGAICGFIIGIALGLIKLAI; encoded by the coding sequence ATGAAAGCAAAAACAAATCAAATGGCATCAATATCGTTAATAATTATGTTAATAGGCTTTATAGCTACAATGATTTCGGGAAATAGTACAGCCATTGTACTGCTTCAAAGTGGTTTTGAAGCAGGTCTTGTAGGAGGACTTGCTGACTGGTTTGCAGTAACAGCCTTATTTAGATATCCTTTAGGAATTCATATTCCACATACAGCTATATTACCGCAAAATCGTGATAGAATAACTAATTCATTGGTTTCAATAGTAGAAAATGATCTTTTAAATAAATCAAGTATAATAGATAAGGTAAGCAAACTAGAAATTGTTTCAAAGACTTTGAATTTATTAAGAAAAAATTTGTATTCTGATAATGTAAAATCAGGAGTAATAAATATAACTAAAAATATAGCTGATTCAATTCCAAGTGATAAAGTAGCAATATATCTAAATAAAATGATTAGTGAAAAGATAAATGAAGTAGATACTAAAAGCTTGATAGAACTTCTTTCTAATGCATGTCTAGAAAATAATTATGAACAAAAGGTTTTAGATGTATTAGTTGAAAGAATAAAAATTGAAGTTAAGAAAGAGAGCATAAAGAATGAAATTGGAAGTTCTGCAATTTCAGCTATTGGTAAAATAGAAATTAACCCATTAATGAAATATACAATTAGTGCAGCAATTGGAGCACTTGGAGAAGAAAAAGTAGGTAAGATAATACAGGATTGTATTGTACTTATATTAAATGACTTAGAAGAGAAGGATAATAGAAGTAGACTCATGATTCTTGAATCCATAAGAAAAAGTATCGTGAATGGAAAGGATAATGAAGAACTTATTACAGCAGTAGATAATATAAAGGTGAATATAACTGAAAGCAGTAGATTTAATGAATTTATGCAAGAACAAATAGAAACTACAATAAATTCAGTTTTAAATTATTTCAGTGATGTGGAGTATATTGAAGAAGAACTATTGCCACTAATAGATAATATGTTAGCTAATCTTTTAGAAAATAAGGAATTGATAAATAAGATAGAAACATATATTCAAGAGCAAATTGTGAGTTTTGCAGACAAAAATCATAGTAAGATTGGTAAGCTAGTTAAGGAAAACATAGAAAAATTAGAGACAGAAACCTTAATTGAACTTATAGAAGATAAAGTAGGAAATGACTTGCAATGGATCAGGGTTAATGGAGCTATATGCGGATTTATTATAGGAATAGCATTAGGCCTTATAAAGTTAGCAATTTAA
- a CDS encoding MATE family efflux transporter, protein MKWIRKDVINLTIPILMEQLFVMSMGMINTMMAGHIGKEAVSAIGMVDSINNIFIAFFSALAVGGMVVVAQFVGQGNIKKANASMKQALYSGLLISFLITITMFIFKGLLVKLLFGAAEQEVINSADIYLSITLLTYPLITTDLIANGILRGAGDTKTPMKITIFMNILNVFFTFTFINIIKLGIVGAALGIALARTIGALIILGVLLRGSSILKLTEIKKFKFDKELLRPIFSVGLPASVESLLFNGGKLITQIFIVDMGTIAIASNAITSSIGGMLNIPGNAFCTAATALVGQHMGRGETKEAQNTLNYITKLSTVSLIILSLAFLPFAGVFPRLYTSNADIIKLTAHACILYVIFIPVWSISFVLPSGLKGAGDAKYTMMTSMIGMWVFRITLGYILGNILHFGLIGVWMGMFIDWSIRGCLYLIRFRKGKWKEKVVIKRAIAK, encoded by the coding sequence ATGAAATGGATACGAAAAGACGTTATTAACTTAACTATCCCCATACTTATGGAACAATTATTTGTTATGTCAATGGGAATGATAAACACTATGATGGCAGGTCATATAGGCAAAGAAGCAGTTTCGGCAATTGGTATGGTTGATTCTATCAACAATATTTTTATTGCTTTTTTTTCAGCTTTGGCTGTTGGAGGAATGGTTGTTGTTGCACAATTTGTTGGACAAGGCAATATAAAAAAAGCAAATGCATCTATGAAACAAGCTTTATATTCTGGTCTTCTAATATCATTTCTAATAACTATAACCATGTTTATTTTTAAAGGCTTATTGGTTAAACTACTCTTTGGTGCTGCTGAGCAAGAAGTTATTAACTCCGCAGATATATATCTATCTATTACTCTATTAACTTACCCACTAATCACTACTGATCTTATTGCAAATGGAATACTTAGAGGTGCCGGTGACACCAAAACACCTATGAAAATTACGATATTTATGAATATATTAAATGTATTTTTCACTTTTACATTCATTAATATAATCAAGTTAGGAATTGTAGGAGCTGCACTTGGAATTGCTTTAGCTAGAACTATTGGTGCACTAATAATCCTAGGTGTACTGCTTAGAGGATCAAGCATATTAAAATTAACTGAGATTAAAAAATTCAAGTTTGATAAAGAACTTTTAAGACCAATCTTCTCAGTTGGACTACCTGCAAGTGTTGAATCACTACTATTTAATGGTGGTAAATTAATTACCCAAATCTTTATAGTTGATATGGGTACAATTGCTATTGCATCTAATGCTATAACGAGTTCCATTGGCGGAATGCTTAATATCCCGGGAAATGCTTTTTGTACAGCTGCTACAGCTCTTGTTGGACAACATATGGGAAGAGGCGAAACTAAAGAAGCTCAAAATACTTTAAATTACATTACTAAGCTATCAACTGTTTCTTTAATTATATTATCCTTAGCATTTTTACCATTCGCAGGGGTTTTCCCAAGACTATATACAAGTAATGCTGATATAATTAAACTAACAGCTCATGCGTGTATTTTATATGTAATATTTATACCAGTTTGGTCTATATCCTTTGTACTTCCTTCAGGTTTAAAGGGAGCTGGAGACGCAAAATATACAATGATGACCTCTATGATCGGTATGTGGGTTTTTAGAATAACTCTTGGCTATATACTAGGAAATATTCTCCACTTCGGTCTTATAGGTGTATGGATGGGAATGTTTATTGATTGGTCAATTAGAGGATGCTTATACTTAATCAGATTTAGAAAAGGTAAGTGGAAAGAAAAAGTTGTAATTAAAAGAGCCATTGCTAAATAA
- a CDS encoding TraB/GumN family protein: protein MKRVIRLISVFTCIVLFAGIAFGCGKQTDQLKEVKGIFYKVEKDGKYLYIGGSIHLGNDKIKFSDKVESAYKESNKLGVEIDITDPGISDILSKESRYNDGDNLDKHLKPETKEYATKLLEEVGAKYNGEISKLKPWALETTISALQYSASGFKADNGLDMIFITRAKSDNKAIVSLEDFDTQYKAISFGDDEFQNESLMKLTKLSETKKQLHDLYTAVVNGDTEYVEKMNDEVKSGDKMFRDYYNAAVTQRNLNMETKIEEFLKTNDKYFIVVGAEHVVGEDGLVTLLKNKGYTVTRLE from the coding sequence ATGAAAAGAGTAATTCGCTTGATATCTGTTTTTACTTGTATAGTATTATTTGCTGGCATTGCCTTTGGCTGTGGTAAACAAACTGATCAACTGAAAGAAGTGAAGGGAATATTCTACAAGGTAGAAAAGGATGGTAAATACTTATACATTGGAGGTTCAATACATCTTGGAAATGATAAAATTAAGTTTTCAGATAAAGTTGAAAGTGCATATAAAGAATCCAATAAATTAGGAGTAGAAATAGATATTACGGACCCAGGGATAAGTGATATTCTCTCAAAAGAATCCCGTTATAATGATGGAGATAATTTAGACAAGCACTTAAAACCAGAAACTAAAGAATATGCTACAAAACTTTTAGAAGAGGTCGGTGCAAAATATAATGGAGAAATATCTAAACTTAAACCTTGGGCACTTGAAACAACAATATCAGCATTGCAATACTCAGCCTCTGGATTTAAAGCTGATAATGGGCTTGATATGATATTTATAACAAGAGCAAAAAGTGATAATAAGGCAATTGTTTCCCTAGAAGATTTTGATACACAATATAAAGCAATTAGTTTTGGTGATGATGAATTTCAAAATGAGAGCTTAATGAAACTTACTAAGCTATCAGAAACTAAAAAGCAGCTTCATGATTTGTATACAGCTGTAGTAAATGGGGATACAGAATATGTTGAAAAGATGAATGATGAAGTGAAATCTGGAGATAAAATGTTTAGGGATTATTATAATGCTGCAGTTACTCAAAGAAATCTAAACATGGAGACCAAGATAGAAGAGTTCTTAAAAACTAATGATAAATATTTTATCGTGGTAGGAGCAGAACATGTAGTTGGTGAAGATGGACTTGTAACATTATTAAAAAATAAAGGGTATACTGTTACAAGATTAGAATAA
- a CDS encoding sigma-70 family RNA polymerase sigma factor: MDNVNEEKLIKGILRKDKECLSKLMNIYGNLVYYIAKNILKEAHEKECIEECYNDVFTAIWFNIDCFNKEKGSFKSWLISVTKYKALDIKRKNLRHSSNIEYMDEVSNEENHELERIENIELINELLSNLEEKDKLIIIKRYLDGVPIKEIGESLGYSEEYIYTRISRAKKKIQKIVGEINE, translated from the coding sequence ATGGATAATGTAAATGAAGAAAAGCTTATAAAGGGTATTTTAAGAAAAGATAAAGAATGCTTAAGTAAGCTAATGAATATATACGGTAACTTGGTTTATTATATCGCTAAGAATATTTTGAAAGAAGCTCATGAAAAAGAGTGCATAGAAGAATGTTATAATGATGTATTTACAGCAATTTGGTTTAATATAGATTGTTTTAATAAGGAAAAGGGAAGTTTTAAATCATGGCTAATATCTGTAACAAAATATAAGGCATTAGATATTAAAAGAAAAAATTTAAGACATTCTAGTAATATTGAATATATGGATGAAGTAAGTAATGAAGAAAATCATGAATTAGAAAGAATTGAAAATATCGAGCTTATAAATGAATTGCTAAGCAATTTAGAGGAGAAGGACAAGCTTATAATTATTAAAAGATATCTTGACGGAGTTCCAATAAAGGAAATTGGAGAGTCTTTAGGGTATTCTGAAGAGTATATTTACACCAGGATATCTAGAGCAAAAAAGAAGATTCAGAAGATAGTAGGTGAGATAAATGAATGA
- a CDS encoding DUF6803 family protein: MNMTHYMSLLASNQPWNLIIFMAIPVICAETLTISEFFIIFNRIQSGGLRALNKVVGIFAGLYFTGIFVYLFTTAVIPLTTTGGWHTWVDVVAVGFYLSGVIFLLPISLMELGIIFRNRTAEEKMRTHFILVGGFLVVAHVAMIFGMVNPEIINTMSTMPSM; this comes from the coding sequence ATGAACATGACTCACTATATGTCTTTACTGGCTAGCAATCAGCCATGGAACTTAATTATTTTTATGGCAATACCAGTAATATGTGCTGAAACACTTACAATTTCAGAATTCTTTATTATCTTTAACAGAATTCAATCAGGTGGATTAAGAGCACTTAATAAAGTTGTTGGAATATTTGCTGGATTATATTTCACAGGAATTTTCGTATATTTATTTACTACAGCAGTTATTCCACTTACAACTACTGGTGGATGGCATACTTGGGTAGACGTAGTCGCTGTTGGCTTCTACTTAAGTGGAGTTATTTTCCTTTTACCTATTTCTCTAATGGAATTAGGTATAATATTTAGAAACAGAACTGCAGAAGAAAAAATGAGAACTCACTTTATTCTTGTTGGTGGTTTCTTAGTTGTAGCTCACGTTGCTATGATATTTGGTATGGTAAATCCAGAAATCATAAACACTATGTCAACTATGCCAAGCATGTAA
- a CDS encoding peptidase M56 — MKSKAKIYLPFGILLIFVFLLCISNKVMAKENTKYYESKKFNISLRYNKDWSKSAGYSDKFEGKDGFFQISASTGKDLSIDEVAKNEATHILEPFGSNPKIIKITIDGEEARLIMPSSDQSKDFSNQAELIVKYPKAITIDNEAYYYFILWADKNHIESISKTLKFIS; from the coding sequence ATGAAAAGTAAAGCTAAAATATATTTACCTTTTGGTATACTTCTAATCTTTGTATTCCTTTTATGTATAAGTAATAAGGTAATGGCTAAAGAGAATACTAAGTATTATGAGAGTAAGAAATTTAATATATCCTTACGTTATAATAAGGATTGGAGTAAAAGTGCTGGTTATAGTGACAAGTTTGAAGGAAAAGATGGTTTCTTTCAGATTTCTGCATCTACAGGAAAAGATTTAAGCATAGATGAAGTAGCTAAAAATGAAGCAACCCATATTTTAGAGCCTTTTGGAAGTAATCCTAAAATAATAAAGATTACTATTGATGGAGAAGAAGCGAGGTTAATAATGCCTTCAAGTGATCAGTCTAAAGATTTTAGTAATCAAGCAGAATTAATAGTTAAATATCCTAAAGCAATTACTATAGATAATGAAGCATATTACTATTTTATTCTTTGGGCAGATAAAAACCATATCGAAAGTATTTCCAAAACTTTAAAGTTTATATCATAA
- a CDS encoding SDR family oxidoreductase, whose protein sequence is MPSSYNPYHLPNSFPPQHQATQPGIEAIMFPKPISEPPLKNPINNKKLLNKVALITGGDSGIGRAAAYALANEGADIAIVYLNEHIDAQETKNKIELMGRKCIIMPIDVSIEENSKLIINEVIRHFGKLDILINNAGVIYPTNNLEDISSAQLEYTFRVNVFSYFYLTKEALPYLNTGSSIINTSSIAVFKPYPIAPDYQASKAAITAFTKAMALILMPRGIRVNSVAPGEVWTPLIPSAFDPYSVSTWGQSSPIGRAAQPFEMAQAFVFLASDDSSYMSGQTLNMYN, encoded by the coding sequence ATGCCTTCATCATATAATCCATATCATTTACCTAACTCTTTTCCACCACAGCATCAAGCCACCCAGCCAGGCATCGAAGCAATTATGTTTCCTAAACCAATATCAGAACCCCCTTTAAAAAATCCTATAAATAATAAGAAATTATTAAATAAAGTAGCTCTAATTACTGGCGGCGACAGCGGTATTGGAAGAGCTGCAGCTTATGCACTTGCAAATGAGGGCGCAGATATTGCTATTGTATATTTAAATGAACATATAGATGCACAAGAAACAAAAAATAAAATTGAACTAATGGGTAGAAAGTGCATTATAATGCCAATTGATGTCTCAATAGAAGAAAATTCGAAATTAATAATTAATGAAGTAATTAGACACTTTGGTAAACTAGACATTCTTATAAATAATGCAGGCGTAATATATCCTACAAATAACTTAGAGGATATTTCTTCTGCTCAACTAGAATATACTTTTAGGGTTAATGTATTTTCTTATTTCTATTTAACAAAAGAAGCTTTGCCTTATTTAAATACTGGAAGCTCAATAATCAATACCTCTTCTATAGCAGTTTTTAAACCTTATCCCATAGCCCCTGATTATCAAGCTTCAAAGGCTGCAATCACTGCTTTTACTAAGGCAATGGCATTAATATTAATGCCTAGAGGCATTCGTGTTAATAGCGTTGCACCTGGGGAAGTATGGACTCCTTTAATCCCCTCTGCCTTTGACCCTTATTCAGTATCTACCTGGGGGCAATCTTCTCCAATTGGAAGAGCTGCTCAACCTTTTGAAATGGCTCAAGCATTTGTATTTTTAGCTTCTGATGACTCCAGTTATATGTCTGGACAGACTCTTAATATGTACAATTAA